Proteins found in one Aminivibrio pyruvatiphilus genomic segment:
- a CDS encoding PDZ domain-containing protein: MKRSLISAAVLCFLALFPLRAYAQSPLVGHYFIPEYYSTVEEAVGRLKNIQPMLMGAQDGTLRSVEADRFGIRFFWTVGQTTVIPFDKLSRMRIFHNTAFQGPCPWFVAAKVSEEGEPPYVRTATKEAARELYSIIASLSAAAGNPLDLRGNLGGSSDTPTKEALKNAGLKKQAGVAVNLVEIGGPSEKAGLKVGDVILSINGNAIESYEHFEKKVWPSLDLSAEWFDLEIMRKGKKETVKIRTLPADQLPVPPKSLSFGKVPGAGSDGKEPPKLGLVLRNLTMSEKSALKGRTGAAVLEIKPGGLAEAMKMQPGDIILFCNGKVVPSAEGLSGLLVEGENNFLLLRNGKELTVGVNTVTASY, encoded by the coding sequence GTGAAAAGAAGCCTGATTTCTGCTGCCGTTCTGTGTTTTCTCGCCCTTTTTCCCCTTCGCGCCTATGCCCAGTCTCCCCTTGTGGGGCACTATTTCATCCCTGAATATTACTCCACTGTCGAAGAGGCAGTCGGGCGTCTCAAGAACATACAGCCCATGCTCATGGGAGCCCAGGACGGAACGCTCCGGTCAGTGGAGGCTGACAGGTTCGGAATCCGCTTTTTCTGGACCGTCGGGCAGACGACGGTTATCCCCTTCGACAAACTCTCCCGGATGAGGATTTTCCACAACACGGCCTTCCAGGGCCCCTGTCCGTGGTTCGTTGCGGCGAAGGTATCGGAGGAAGGAGAGCCTCCCTATGTGAGGACGGCCACGAAAGAAGCGGCCCGGGAACTCTATTCCATCATCGCCTCCCTTTCCGCCGCTGCGGGGAACCCTCTCGACCTGAGGGGAAACCTGGGCGGTTCCTCCGATACGCCGACGAAAGAAGCCCTCAAGAACGCCGGGCTCAAGAAGCAGGCGGGCGTGGCGGTCAACCTTGTGGAAATCGGCGGACCGTCGGAAAAGGCCGGACTGAAGGTCGGGGATGTCATTCTCTCCATCAACGGCAATGCCATCGAATCCTACGAGCATTTCGAGAAGAAAGTCTGGCCCTCTCTCGATCTTTCGGCTGAATGGTTCGACCTCGAGATCATGAGAAAAGGAAAAAAAGAGACGGTGAAAATCAGGACCCTGCCGGCTGACCAGCTCCCCGTGCCCCCGAAAAGCCTCTCTTTCGGCAAAGTGCCCGGTGCCGGCAGTGACGGGAAAGAACCTCCGAAACTGGGACTCGTGCTTCGGAACCTCACCATGAGCGAAAAATCGGCCCTCAAGGGGCGGACCGGCGCAGCCGTTCTCGAGATCAAGCCGGGAGGGCTCGCCGAGGCTATGAAGATGCAGCCCGGGGATATCATCCTCTTCTGCAACGGAAAGGTGGTACCATCGGCCGAAGGGCTCTCCGGACTCCTGGTGGAGGGGGAGAATAACTTCCTTCTCCTCCGGAACGGGAAGGAGCTCACCGTCGGGGTCAACACGGTAACGGCATCCTATTGA
- a CDS encoding D-serine ammonia-lyase: MKGDGLFVRDLVQKFPLIEDMKKGKEVFWLNPGLDNVLPREVSKADIEDASERLARFAPYIVRAFPETSPGGGSIESPLKNIPEMKAFLNGEAGGGLSGRLLLKCDSELPISGSIKARGGIYEVLCFAEKVALESGLLNRSDDYAVLAEDRFRELFSRYAVSVGSTGNLGLSIGIMGARLGFRLTVHMSADARQWKKDLLRQKGAKVAEYRGDFQMAVAEGRRQAEGDPLCHFVDDENSRDLFLGYAAAAERLKRQLDGMGITVDSGHPLFVYLPCGVGGGPGGVTFGLKHVFGENVHCFFAEPVQSPCMLLGIMTGLHDGICVQDVGLSGRTSADGLAVGRPSKLVGRLVGNLLDGLFTVSDSRMEALVRDLYTREGIFVEPSAAAGFPGFAAVQRNGGYAERLTPSAMDHSVHIVWATGGSMVPEGERKKYLAG; the protein is encoded by the coding sequence ATGAAGGGAGACGGTTTGTTCGTGCGTGATCTGGTGCAAAAGTTCCCTCTGATTGAGGACATGAAGAAGGGAAAAGAGGTTTTCTGGCTGAACCCGGGGCTGGACAACGTCCTTCCCCGTGAGGTGTCGAAAGCTGATATAGAAGACGCTTCGGAGAGGCTTGCCCGATTTGCCCCCTACATCGTGCGGGCCTTTCCGGAAACGTCTCCCGGCGGCGGGAGTATCGAGTCACCCCTGAAGAATATTCCCGAGATGAAGGCCTTTCTGAACGGGGAAGCAGGAGGCGGCCTTTCAGGAAGACTGCTTCTCAAGTGCGACAGCGAGCTTCCCATTTCCGGTTCCATCAAGGCCCGGGGAGGGATCTACGAGGTCCTCTGCTTTGCCGAGAAAGTGGCCCTTGAAAGCGGACTCCTGAACAGGAGCGACGATTATGCCGTCCTGGCTGAAGACCGTTTCCGGGAGCTTTTTTCCCGGTATGCCGTCTCTGTGGGTTCCACGGGGAACCTGGGGCTGAGCATAGGGATCATGGGCGCCCGGCTCGGCTTCCGGTTGACGGTGCACATGTCCGCCGACGCCAGACAGTGGAAAAAGGATCTTCTCCGGCAGAAGGGCGCCAAGGTTGCGGAGTATCGGGGAGATTTCCAGATGGCCGTCGCCGAAGGCCGGCGGCAGGCGGAAGGGGATCCCCTTTGTCACTTCGTGGACGACGAGAACTCCCGGGATCTGTTCCTTGGGTATGCGGCCGCGGCGGAGAGGCTGAAGCGCCAGCTTGACGGAATGGGGATCACCGTGGACAGCGGCCATCCCCTGTTCGTGTACCTGCCCTGCGGTGTGGGCGGCGGCCCCGGCGGGGTGACCTTCGGCCTGAAGCATGTTTTCGGGGAGAACGTGCACTGTTTCTTCGCGGAGCCGGTCCAGTCCCCCTGCATGCTGCTTGGGATAATGACGGGGCTTCATGACGGAATCTGCGTCCAGGACGTCGGCCTTTCGGGCAGGACAAGCGCCGACGGCCTGGCGGTGGGAAGGCCCTCGAAGCTTGTGGGGAGACTTGTGGGCAATCTCCTCGACGGCCTCTTCACCGTATCCGACAGCCGCATGGAGGCTCTAGTGCGAGACCTGTACACAAGGGAAGGAATCTTCGTGGAACCCTCGGCCGCAGCCGGATTCCCTGGTTTCGCTGCCGTGCAGAGGAACGGCGGATACGCTGAAAGGCTGACGCCCTCCGCCATGGACCATTCGGTCCATATTGTCTGGGCGACAGGGGGCAGCATGGTACCGGAAGGAGAAAGGAAAAAATACCTGGCCGGCTGA